Proteins encoded by one window of Microbacterium testaceum:
- a CDS encoding ABC transporter substrate-binding protein, translating to MSVLSRSRAAKIIGGFAVVGVTALVLAGCTGTSTPSDSGNAAGGGDFPIDCNAAEPASYTPEYSSTSTGPAKDLTYNIGTALPVTGNLAFLGPPEIAGTELAASDINAANKGVNINLIQGDSGDTDNKAYETEIPRLLGAGATAIVGAASSGTSLQFIDQVIAANAVQISPANTSAAFTGYNDKGLYWRTAPSDVLQGEVLGNLIASEGNETLGMIVLNDSYGTGLACFTKKAFEGAGGSVVATSLYNTGDTNFSAQIEDVLAQKPDAIALITFDEVSTIIPDLTASFAKDKLFFVDGNLKNFGTQFPNGTLTGAKGTYPSVDPDSTATFRSTLDSFWTGKGNAKLEDYTYAPESYDSVVLLALAALKAGSAAGPDVAANMQAVSGGKGGGTKCTSYAQCADIIVGGGEADYDGVSGPITFNDVGDPTQATIGVFEYGDDNNYSWLRAG from the coding sequence ATGAGTGTCCTCTCCCGTTCGCGTGCGGCGAAGATCATCGGCGGCTTCGCCGTGGTCGGCGTCACCGCGCTCGTCCTCGCCGGTTGTACCGGCACCAGCACTCCGTCCGACTCCGGCAACGCCGCCGGTGGGGGCGACTTCCCGATCGACTGCAACGCCGCCGAACCCGCCTCGTACACGCCCGAGTACTCGTCGACCTCGACCGGCCCCGCCAAGGACCTCACGTACAACATCGGTACGGCCCTGCCCGTCACCGGTAACCTCGCCTTCCTCGGCCCGCCCGAGATCGCGGGCACCGAGCTCGCGGCATCCGACATCAACGCCGCCAACAAGGGCGTCAACATCAACCTCATCCAGGGCGACTCGGGTGACACCGACAACAAGGCCTACGAGACCGAGATCCCGCGCCTGCTGGGCGCCGGTGCCACGGCCATCGTGGGTGCGGCGTCGTCGGGCACCTCGCTGCAGTTCATCGACCAGGTCATCGCGGCCAATGCCGTGCAGATCTCGCCGGCGAACACCTCGGCGGCCTTCACGGGCTACAACGACAAGGGCCTGTACTGGCGGACTGCTCCCTCGGACGTGCTCCAGGGTGAGGTCCTCGGCAACCTGATCGCCTCCGAGGGCAACGAGACCCTCGGCATGATCGTGCTGAACGACTCGTACGGCACCGGCCTCGCGTGCTTCACCAAGAAGGCGTTCGAGGGGGCGGGCGGATCCGTCGTCGCCACCAGCCTCTACAACACCGGTGACACGAACTTCTCGGCGCAGATCGAGGACGTCCTGGCCCAGAAGCCCGACGCGATCGCCCTGATCACGTTCGACGAGGTCTCGACGATCATCCCCGACCTGACGGCCAGCTTCGCGAAGGACAAGCTGTTCTTCGTCGACGGCAACCTGAAGAACTTCGGCACGCAGTTCCCCAACGGCACCCTCACCGGCGCCAAGGGCACGTACCCCAGCGTCGACCCCGACTCGACGGCGACCTTCCGCAGCACGCTGGATTCGTTCTGGACGGGCAAGGGCAACGCCAAGCTCGAGGACTACACCTACGCCCCCGAGTCGTACGACTCGGTCGTCCTCCTCGCCCTCGCGGCGCTGAAGGCGGGCTCGGCTGCCGGTCCCGACGTGGCCGCGAACATGCAGGCGGTCTCGGGCGGCAAGGGCGGCGGCACGAAGTGCACCAGCTACGCCCAGTGCGCTGACATCATCGTCGGCGGCGGCGAAGCCGACTACGACGGCGTCTCGGGCCCCATCACGTTCAACGACGTGGGCGACCCGACGCAGGCCACCATCGGTGTCTTCGAGTACGGCGACGACAACAACTACAGCTGGCTCCGCGCCGGTTGA
- the rarD gene encoding EamA family transporter RarD, which produces MTSAPSAPTGGSTRGALYALGAYLLWGVLPIYFLQLKPTGPFEVVAWRIILAFVFCLLLLTVLRMWRPFLAIVRQPRLMGLTAVAGVLIYVNWQTYLFGALTDRVIETSLGYFINPIVTVLLGVIVLRERLRLVPWIAIGLAVVAVAVIVIGYGAFPWIALTLAFSFGFYGLVKKQIGPAVDAVSGLTLESLWLLPVAAIQLVFVANLTGITLGTAGTLHTVLLLSAGAVTAVPLLLFASGARRVPLTVIGLLQFVAPIIQFAIGVWVLHEPMTVERWTGFALVWAALAILSVDSVVASRRHRRAPVDVVEPV; this is translated from the coding sequence GTGACCTCCGCTCCCTCCGCTCCGACCGGCGGGAGCACCCGCGGTGCGCTGTACGCCCTCGGCGCCTACCTGTTGTGGGGCGTCCTGCCGATCTACTTCCTGCAGCTCAAGCCCACCGGCCCGTTCGAGGTCGTGGCCTGGCGGATCATCCTCGCGTTCGTCTTCTGCCTCCTGCTGTTGACGGTGCTGCGCATGTGGCGGCCGTTCCTCGCGATCGTGCGCCAGCCGCGTCTGATGGGGCTCACCGCCGTGGCCGGCGTGCTCATCTACGTGAACTGGCAGACCTATCTGTTCGGCGCGCTGACCGATCGGGTCATCGAGACGAGCCTGGGTTACTTCATCAACCCGATCGTGACCGTGCTGCTCGGAGTCATCGTGCTGCGCGAGCGGCTGCGCCTCGTGCCGTGGATCGCCATCGGTCTCGCCGTCGTCGCGGTCGCGGTGATCGTCATCGGCTACGGCGCGTTCCCCTGGATCGCGCTGACCCTCGCCTTCTCGTTCGGCTTCTACGGTCTCGTGAAGAAGCAGATCGGGCCGGCGGTGGATGCCGTCAGCGGACTCACTCTCGAATCACTCTGGCTCCTGCCGGTCGCCGCCATCCAATTGGTGTTCGTCGCGAATCTCACGGGGATCACCCTGGGCACGGCGGGAACGCTGCACACGGTTCTCCTCCTCTCGGCGGGGGCCGTCACGGCCGTCCCCCTGCTGCTGTTCGCCTCGGGAGCTCGGCGCGTGCCGCTCACCGTCATCGGCCTGCTGCAGTTCGTCGCCCCGATCATCCAGTTCGCGATCGGGGTGTGGGTGCTGCACGAGCCCATGACCGTCGAGCGCTGGACCGGTTTCGCCCTCGTCTGGGCGGCTCTCGCGATCCTCAGCGTCGACTCCGTCGTCGCCTCGCGTCGTCATCGACGGGCTCCGGTCGATGTCGTCGAGCCCGTGTGA
- the groES gene encoding co-chaperone GroES: MSVSIKPLEDRIVIKQVEAEQTTASGLVIPDTAKEKPQEGEVVAVGPGRIDDNGNRVPLDVAVGDRVLYSKYGGTEVKFGAEEYLVLSARDVLAVVVR; this comes from the coding sequence GTGTCGGTTTCCATCAAGCCGCTCGAGGACCGCATCGTCATCAAGCAGGTCGAGGCTGAGCAGACCACTGCGAGTGGTCTCGTCATCCCCGACACCGCCAAGGAGAAGCCGCAGGAGGGCGAAGTCGTCGCCGTCGGCCCCGGCCGCATCGACGACAACGGCAACCGTGTCCCCCTCGACGTCGCCGTCGGCGACCGCGTGCTCTACAGCAAGTACGGCGGCACCGAGGTCAAGTTCGGCGCCGAGGAGTACCTCGTGCTCTCGGCTCGCGACGTCCTGGCGGTCGTCGTCCGCTGA
- a CDS encoding THUMP-like domain-containing protein, whose protein sequence is MDTTELTALLTPEGLRLLDEVGALGSTDEVARAVSRLRAAGHSPDLVSAVVGQARLRVRAAAKFGPFAERMLFTKAGLEQATRLSIAARHAGRFRAAGIDRVTDLGCGIGGDALGMAGLGIRVHAVDADEVTAAIAAYNLAPFGDAATVQHARAEDVDLSGTDAVWLDPARRTAGHAETRQVSSAEWSPSLEWVFELLKTKPGGVKLGPGFDRTQIPDDVEAQWISADGSTIELVLWAGSLARAGVRRAALVVRGGDAWELTAPADSADVADRELGAFVHEPDGAVIRARLIGEVGRALDAGMLAPGIAYLTSDAALTSPFVSSFRVREQLPADPKKLAQALRTRGIGTLEIKKRGVDVDPAVLRKKLALRGDAAATLILTRVGSKRLALLADRV, encoded by the coding sequence GTGGATACCACCGAGCTGACCGCCCTGCTCACACCCGAGGGCCTGCGACTCCTCGACGAGGTGGGCGCCCTCGGCTCGACCGACGAGGTCGCCCGAGCCGTCTCGCGCCTGCGAGCCGCCGGGCACTCCCCCGATCTCGTCTCGGCCGTCGTCGGGCAAGCGCGCCTCCGCGTCCGTGCGGCCGCGAAGTTCGGCCCCTTCGCCGAGCGGATGCTCTTCACCAAGGCCGGCCTCGAACAGGCCACGCGCCTGTCCATCGCCGCCCGACACGCGGGTCGCTTCCGCGCCGCGGGGATCGACCGCGTGACCGACCTCGGCTGCGGGATCGGCGGGGACGCCCTCGGGATGGCGGGTCTCGGCATCCGGGTGCACGCCGTCGACGCCGACGAGGTGACCGCCGCGATCGCCGCCTACAACCTCGCCCCCTTCGGCGACGCGGCCACGGTGCAGCACGCGCGGGCCGAGGACGTCGACCTGAGCGGGACGGATGCCGTCTGGCTCGATCCCGCGCGCCGCACCGCGGGGCACGCCGAGACGCGACAGGTGTCGTCCGCCGAGTGGTCGCCGTCTCTCGAGTGGGTCTTCGAGCTGCTGAAGACGAAGCCGGGTGGGGTGAAGCTCGGACCGGGATTCGATCGCACGCAGATCCCCGACGACGTCGAGGCGCAGTGGATCAGCGCCGACGGCTCGACCATCGAACTCGTCCTCTGGGCCGGATCCCTCGCCCGCGCGGGCGTGCGACGGGCCGCGCTCGTGGTGCGGGGCGGAGACGCCTGGGAGCTCACCGCCCCGGCCGACAGCGCCGACGTCGCGGACCGCGAACTCGGCGCGTTCGTCCACGAGCCCGACGGCGCCGTCATCCGCGCACGGCTCATCGGCGAGGTCGGACGAGCCCTGGATGCCGGCATGCTCGCGCCCGGCATCGCGTACCTGACCTCCGACGCGGCGTTGACGAGCCCGTTCGTGTCGTCGTTCCGCGTGCGCGAGCAGCTGCCGGCCGACCCGAAGAAACTCGCTCAGGCCCTCCGCACCCGGGGCATCGGCACGCTGGAGATCAAGAAGCGCGGTGTCGACGTGGATCCGGCGGTGCTCCGCAAGAAGCTCGCGCTCCGCGGGGACGCAGCCGCCACGCTCATCCTCACGCGCGTGGGGTCGAAGCGGCTCGCCCTCCTGGCCGACCGCGTCTGA
- the tsaD gene encoding tRNA (adenosine(37)-N6)-threonylcarbamoyltransferase complex transferase subunit TsaD codes for MNAPVVLGIETSCDETGIGIVRGRQLLSNTIASSMDEHARYGGVVPEVAARAHLEALQPSIDAALAEAGVTLADLDAVAVTSGPGLAGALMVGVGAAKGLAVALDKPLYAVNHLVGHIAADILDADAGELEYPTVALLVSGGHTSLLLVRDLTSDVELLGETMDDAAGEAFDKVARLLKLPYPGGPEIDRAAAEGDPTAIRFPRGLSRASDMASHRYDFSFSGLKTAVARWVEQHEAAGEPVPVADVAASFREAVVDVLVTKALDACARHGVPRLLLGGGVIANKRLRDVALERAAAAGVAVRIPPLRLCTDNGAMIAALAAELISSGRRPSTLAFGADSTLPVTEIQVAEDPDAETPAPRAGATP; via the coding sequence ATGAACGCGCCTGTCGTGCTCGGCATCGAGACCAGTTGCGACGAGACCGGTATCGGGATCGTGCGCGGCAGGCAGCTGCTCAGCAACACGATCGCCTCGAGCATGGACGAGCACGCCCGCTACGGCGGGGTCGTGCCCGAGGTCGCCGCGCGCGCCCACCTCGAGGCTCTGCAGCCCTCGATCGACGCGGCTCTCGCCGAGGCCGGTGTGACCCTGGCCGATCTCGACGCCGTGGCGGTGACGAGCGGGCCGGGCCTGGCGGGTGCCCTGATGGTCGGCGTGGGTGCCGCCAAGGGGCTCGCGGTCGCCCTCGACAAGCCGCTGTACGCCGTCAACCACCTCGTCGGGCACATCGCCGCCGACATCCTCGACGCCGACGCGGGGGAGCTGGAGTACCCGACCGTCGCCCTGCTCGTCAGCGGCGGGCACACCTCGCTCCTGCTGGTGCGCGACCTGACGAGCGATGTCGAGCTCCTCGGCGAGACGATGGACGACGCGGCCGGCGAGGCGTTCGACAAAGTCGCCCGCCTGCTGAAGCTCCCGTACCCCGGTGGCCCCGAGATCGATCGTGCCGCGGCCGAGGGCGACCCGACGGCGATCCGCTTCCCGCGCGGCCTCTCCCGCGCCTCCGACATGGCATCGCACCGCTACGACTTCTCGTTCTCGGGGCTGAAGACGGCCGTGGCGCGCTGGGTCGAGCAGCACGAGGCCGCGGGGGAGCCCGTTCCGGTCGCCGATGTCGCCGCGTCGTTCCGCGAGGCCGTCGTCGATGTGCTCGTGACGAAGGCCCTCGACGCGTGCGCGCGGCACGGCGTGCCGCGTCTGCTGCTCGGCGGTGGCGTGATCGCCAACAAGCGCCTGCGCGATGTCGCTCTCGAGCGTGCGGCGGCCGCCGGGGTCGCCGTGCGCATCCCGCCGCTGCGGCTGTGCACCGACAACGGCGCGATGATCGCGGCGCTCGCTGCGGAGCTCATCTCGTCGGGCCGTCGCCCCTCGACCCTCGCCTTCGGGGCCGATTCGACGCTCCCCGTCACCGAGATCCAGGTGGCGGAGGATCCGGATGCCGAGACCCCGGCGCCGCGCGCGGGAGCCACCCCGTGA
- the rimI gene encoding ribosomal protein S18-alanine N-acetyltransferase, giving the protein MATRTATVADLDGIMALEHASFPTDAWSPAMMREELASPHGWYVVAEEAGRVLGYAGLRAVRGARDADIQTITVSEAARGRGRGRALLTALLDEAARRGVHDVFLEVRADNPVAQKLYLSEGFAEVGRRPRYYQPDDVDAIVMQLNLRGWVARRAEPTAPASASPESSPPVDGAEAPSSPTTTGKGWC; this is encoded by the coding sequence ATGGCGACGCGGACCGCCACCGTCGCCGACCTCGACGGGATCATGGCGCTCGAGCACGCCTCGTTCCCGACCGACGCGTGGAGCCCGGCGATGATGCGTGAGGAGCTCGCGTCGCCGCACGGCTGGTACGTCGTCGCCGAAGAGGCAGGGCGGGTCCTCGGCTACGCGGGTCTGCGCGCCGTGCGCGGGGCTCGGGATGCCGACATCCAGACCATCACGGTCTCCGAGGCCGCGCGGGGTCGGGGGCGGGGCCGAGCCCTGCTGACCGCTCTGCTCGACGAGGCCGCGCGCCGCGGGGTCCACGACGTGTTCCTCGAGGTGCGCGCCGACAATCCCGTCGCCCAGAAGCTGTACCTCTCGGAGGGGTTCGCCGAGGTGGGGCGTCGCCCCCGCTACTACCAACCCGACGACGTCGACGCGATCGTGATGCAGTTGAACCTGCGCGGCTGGGTCGCCCGGCGGGCGGAGCCGACGGCCCCCGCATCCGCCTCGCCCGAGAGCTCTCCGCCCGTCGACGGCGCGGAGGCGCCGTCCTCCCCGACCACCACCGGAAAGGGCTGGTGCTGA
- the tsaB gene encoding tRNA (adenosine(37)-N6)-threonylcarbamoyltransferase complex dimerization subunit type 1 TsaB, translating into MILGIDTSLGTAVAAIARDGEVLADEQSGNPLGHAEMIGDLLVRATAGAPAPTHVAIGMGPGPFTGLRVGIATARVYALGRGVPVVPVPSHDGVALGVLLSDALTGGDTGRFAVVTDARRKEFAYSVYEGIDDDGLPVRVSGAQLSPRDDLDARLDAAGARRYDATIVSAAMIALAAARALDAGRTLADSEPLYLRSPDIVAAHAPKRVS; encoded by the coding sequence GTGATTCTCGGCATCGACACCTCGCTCGGCACCGCCGTCGCCGCGATCGCCCGCGACGGGGAAGTGCTCGCCGACGAGCAGAGCGGCAATCCTCTCGGCCACGCGGAGATGATCGGCGATCTGCTGGTCCGCGCGACCGCCGGAGCGCCCGCCCCCACGCACGTCGCGATCGGCATGGGCCCCGGGCCGTTCACCGGGCTGCGAGTGGGCATCGCCACGGCCCGCGTCTACGCCCTCGGGCGCGGGGTGCCCGTCGTCCCCGTGCCGAGCCACGACGGTGTCGCCCTCGGAGTTCTCCTCTCCGACGCGTTGACGGGCGGCGACACCGGTCGGTTCGCCGTCGTCACCGACGCCCGCCGCAAGGAGTTCGCCTACAGCGTCTACGAGGGCATCGACGACGACGGTCTTCCCGTTCGGGTCTCCGGCGCGCAGCTGAGCCCCCGTGACGACCTCGACGCCCGGCTCGATGCGGCCGGTGCGCGTCGGTACGACGCCACGATCGTGTCGGCCGCGATGATCGCGCTCGCCGCGGCGCGAGCCCTCGACGCCGGCCGCACGCTCGCGGACTCGGAGCCCCTGTACCTGCGCAGCCCCGACATCGTCGCCGCCCACGCGCCGAAGCGGGTGAGCTGA
- a CDS encoding alpha/beta fold hydrolase yields the protein MDADDLELRRVVVPTGVGPLVVHAGRRSGSPVATILVHGAAGSWRTWGDLITASDGLRLPLSDIVAIDLPGWGETPGPVPEPAEIAVAVAAAARALGYPRWRVVGHSLGGVIALDVAARFPRETVAVGVVSPSGAGARAIARHPVRSAARLPWLAGMVLAMRVLRGLGPLARPLLRLLRRTGALRRLARPLFRHPERVDRSVTDDLAEEIRPSAFLAAAHLSTGHDDGVWRRITCPVRSVRGAHDVFVAERDAREWGRLMNDYDDRVLDDSGHFAHVEQPVETLQALREVWAADRAPAPRGGSGRPRSSIARRSNLRGDARS from the coding sequence ATGGATGCCGACGACCTGGAGCTACGGCGCGTCGTGGTCCCCACCGGGGTGGGGCCGCTGGTGGTGCACGCCGGCCGTCGGTCGGGCAGCCCGGTGGCGACGATCCTGGTGCACGGCGCCGCGGGGTCGTGGCGCACCTGGGGTGACTTGATCACGGCATCCGACGGTCTCCGGCTCCCCCTGTCGGACATCGTCGCGATCGACCTGCCCGGCTGGGGCGAGACGCCTGGGCCCGTGCCGGAGCCGGCCGAGATCGCCGTGGCGGTCGCTGCAGCCGCTCGCGCGCTCGGCTACCCGCGTTGGCGCGTGGTCGGGCATTCCCTCGGCGGCGTGATCGCTCTCGACGTCGCCGCCCGCTTCCCCCGCGAAACCGTCGCGGTCGGGGTCGTCTCACCGAGCGGAGCGGGGGCGCGGGCCATCGCGCGGCACCCTGTCCGCAGCGCCGCCCGGCTGCCCTGGTTGGCGGGCATGGTGCTCGCGATGCGGGTGCTGCGCGGGCTCGGCCCCCTCGCCCGCCCGCTGCTGCGCCTGCTGCGTCGTACCGGCGCGTTGCGTCGTCTCGCGCGACCGCTGTTCCGGCACCCCGAGCGTGTGGATCGGTCGGTGACCGACGACCTCGCCGAGGAGATCCGCCCGTCGGCCTTTCTCGCCGCGGCGCACCTCTCGACCGGCCACGACGACGGCGTCTGGCGTCGGATCACCTGTCCGGTGCGATCGGTGCGGGGCGCGCACGACGTGTTCGTCGCCGAGCGCGACGCTCGGGAATGGGGGCGCCTCATGAACGATTACGACGATCGCGTCCTCGACGACAGCGGGCACTTCGCCCACGTCGAGCAGCCGGTCGAGACGCTCCAGGCCCTGCGCGAGGTGTGGGCGGCCGACCGCGCTCCGGCGCCTCGCGGAGGATCCGGACGTCCCCGCTCGTCCATCGCGCGGCGCTCGAACCTCAGGGGCGACGCGAGATCGTGA
- the tsaE gene encoding tRNA (adenosine(37)-N6)-threonylcarbamoyltransferase complex ATPase subunit type 1 TsaE translates to MSVPEIVLGERIVEGPGDMEELGRSIGRALEPGDVVVLTGPLGAGKTTLTRGIGEGLGIRGPVQSPTFVIARTHPSLVGGTPLVHVDAYRLGAAVELDDLDIDVAGSAVIVEWGRGVAEYLADSWWEIEIDRQVGGRGVDNACGEIAVHTVELDADAPRRVTISRRP, encoded by the coding sequence GTGAGCGTTCCCGAGATTGTGCTGGGCGAGAGGATCGTCGAGGGCCCGGGCGACATGGAGGAGCTCGGACGGAGCATCGGCCGCGCTCTCGAGCCGGGCGACGTCGTCGTGCTCACCGGTCCGCTCGGTGCCGGCAAGACGACCCTGACCCGCGGAATCGGCGAGGGTCTCGGCATCCGGGGTCCCGTTCAGAGCCCCACGTTCGTGATCGCCCGCACTCACCCCTCTCTGGTCGGCGGGACGCCGCTGGTGCACGTGGACGCCTACCGGCTCGGAGCCGCCGTCGAGCTCGACGACCTCGACATCGACGTCGCGGGGTCGGCGGTGATCGTCGAGTGGGGTCGCGGTGTCGCCGAATACCTCGCCGATTCGTGGTGGGAGATCGAGATCGATCGTCAGGTCGGGGGCCGAGGCGTCGACAACGCGTGCGGCGAGATCGCGGTGCACACCGTCGAACTCGACGCCGACGCCCCGCGCCGGGTCACGATCTCGCGTCGCCCCTGA
- the alr gene encoding alanine racemase, whose product MTMQPGVLREAVIDVDAITENVRHLRALTGSEIIAVVKAAGYGHGAYRAATAALRGGATRIGVSDIDEALALRRAGITAPLFAWLHAPGASFVEAVREEVELGISDIDQLLRAADAAHGERPAVVHLKIETGLSRNGIAPADWRTVFSEAARLERIGRLRVVGLFSHLSNTSVDDDRAALARFEEGVVLAASVGLNPPLRHLAATNAAIALPETRLGCVRIGIGLYGISPFDDRSSADLGLRPAMTLRGAVAAVRRVPAGTGVSYGYDHRTERETTLALVPLGYADGVPRQASGRGPVSINGRRFEVAGRIAMDQFVVDVGDHPVAVGDEVVLFGDPTLGVPAARDWADAAGTIDYEIVTRVGARVPRREVRA is encoded by the coding sequence ATGACGATGCAACCGGGAGTGCTGCGCGAAGCCGTCATCGACGTCGACGCGATCACCGAGAACGTGCGTCACCTGCGCGCGCTGACGGGGTCCGAGATCATCGCGGTGGTCAAGGCCGCCGGCTACGGGCACGGGGCGTACCGCGCCGCGACTGCTGCTCTGCGCGGGGGAGCGACGCGCATCGGCGTGTCCGACATCGACGAGGCGTTGGCGCTGCGTCGCGCGGGCATCACCGCGCCCCTGTTCGCCTGGCTGCACGCACCGGGGGCCTCGTTCGTCGAGGCCGTGCGCGAGGAGGTCGAGCTGGGGATCTCCGACATCGATCAGCTCCTCCGCGCGGCCGACGCCGCCCATGGTGAGCGTCCCGCCGTCGTGCACCTGAAGATCGAGACGGGGCTGTCGCGCAACGGCATCGCTCCGGCCGACTGGCGCACGGTGTTCTCCGAGGCCGCGCGACTCGAACGCATCGGGCGACTTCGGGTCGTCGGTTTGTTCTCGCACCTGTCGAACACGAGTGTCGACGACGATCGTGCCGCCCTCGCGCGCTTCGAAGAGGGCGTGGTGCTTGCGGCCTCGGTGGGGCTGAACCCCCCGCTGCGTCATCTCGCGGCCACGAACGCCGCCATCGCCCTGCCCGAGACCCGCCTGGGGTGCGTGCGCATCGGCATCGGCCTGTATGGCATCTCGCCCTTCGACGACCGCTCGTCCGCCGACCTGGGGCTGCGCCCCGCGATGACCCTGCGCGGCGCGGTCGCGGCGGTGCGGCGCGTGCCCGCGGGCACGGGCGTCTCGTACGGCTACGACCACCGCACGGAGCGCGAGACGACGCTCGCCCTGGTGCCGCTCGGCTACGCCGACGGCGTGCCCCGGCAGGCCTCGGGGCGCGGGCCGGTGTCGATCAACGGTCGCCGTTTCGAGGTGGCGGGGCGGATCGCGATGGATCAGTTCGTCGTCGACGTGGGCGATCACCCGGTCGCGGTGGGCGACGAGGTGGTGCTCTTCGGCGATCCGACGCTGGGCGTCCCCGCCGCACGGGACTGGGCGGATGCCGCCGGAACCATCGATTACGAGATCGTCACGCGCGTGGGAGCGCGCGTGCCCCGACGGGAGGTCCGCGCGTGA
- a CDS encoding holo-ACP synthase, producing the protein MIVGIGVDLVDVPRFEEHLERTPRLLPRLFSASERVLKPRSLAARYAAKEALIKALGGSDGVHWTDIEVTSEASGRPVFSLSGETAATVAARGITALHLSMSHDAGLATAYVIAEARAGAESSASRIPPLREDRA; encoded by the coding sequence ATGATCGTCGGTATCGGCGTCGACCTCGTCGACGTGCCGCGGTTCGAGGAGCACCTGGAGCGGACGCCCCGGCTGCTGCCTCGTCTGTTCTCGGCCTCGGAGCGCGTGCTGAAGCCCCGTTCCCTGGCCGCCCGGTACGCCGCGAAAGAGGCCTTGATCAAGGCGCTCGGCGGGTCGGACGGCGTGCACTGGACCGACATCGAGGTCACCTCTGAGGCGTCCGGACGCCCCGTCTTCTCGCTGAGCGGAGAGACCGCCGCGACGGTCGCCGCGCGGGGCATCACCGCCCTGCACCTGTCGATGTCGCACGACGCGGGCCTGGCGACGGCGTACGTCATCGCCGAGGCGCGTGCCGGCGCCGAGTCGTCGGCATCCCGAATCCCGCCCCTCCGAGAGGACCGCGCATGA